The Triticum aestivum cultivar Chinese Spring chromosome 7B, IWGSC CS RefSeq v2.1, whole genome shotgun sequence genome window below encodes:
- the LOC123158355 gene encoding cinnamoyl-CoA reductase 1 — MTVGGEATPTPTGHGQTVCVTGAGGYIGSWIVKLLLEKGYAVRGTVRNPDDAKNAHLRGLAGAAERLVLCKADLLDGDALRAAIAGCHGVFHTASPVTDDPEEMVEPAVRGTRYVIDAAAESGTVRRVVLTSSIGAVAMDPSRAPDAVVDESCWSDLEFCKKTKNWYCYGKTVAEREAWEAATARGLDLVVVNPVLVQGPALQPAVNASLTHVLKYLDGSAKTFANAVQAYVHVRDTAAAHVLVFESPAAAGRYLCVADGAVLHREDVVTILRKFFPEYPIPSRCSDEVNPRKQPYKMSNQRLRELGLEFTPVAQCLYDTVVSFQEKGVLPGPPAPAQPAVREINSESSSSSPFSNSEASMQYCIHGWVKISSYVSACHSGACSCCSNSLSYN, encoded by the exons atgaccgtcggcGGCGAGGCCACGCCCACGCCCACGGGGCACGGGCAGACGGTGTGCGTGACCGGCGCCGGCGGGTACATCGGGTCGTGGATCGTCAAGCTCCTGCTGGAGAAGGGGTACGCCGTGCGAGGCACCGTCAGGAACCCAG ATGACGCGAAGAACGCGCACCTGAGGGGCCTCGCGGGCGCGGCGGAGAGGCTGGTGCTGTGCAAGGCGGATCTGCTCGACGGCGACGCGCTGCGGGCCGCCATCGCCGGCTGCCACGGCGTCTTCCACACCGCCTCACCGGTTACCGACGATCCG GAGGAGATGGTGGAACCGGCGGTGAGGGGCACGCGCTACGTCATCGACGCCGCGGCGGAGTCCGGCACGGTCCGCCGCGTCGTGCTGACGTCGTCCATTGGCGCCGTCGCCATGGACCCCAGCCGCGCCCCGGACGCCGTCGTCGACGAGTCCTGCTGGAGCGACCTCGAGTTCTGCAAGAAGACCAAG AACTGGTACTGCTACGGGAAGACGGTGGCGGAGCGGGAGGCGTgggaggcggcgacggcgcgcgGGTTGGACCTTGTGGTGGTGAACCCGGTGCTGGTGCAGGGCCCGGCGCTGCAGCCTGCGGTGAACGCCAGCCTCACGCACGTGCTCAAGTACCTGGACGGCTCCGCCAAGACGTTCGCCAACGCCGTGCAGGCGTACGTGCACGTCCGCGACACCGCCGCCGCGCACGTCCTCGTCTTCgagtcccccgccgccgccgggcgcTACCTCTGCGTGGCCGACGGCGCCGTGCTCCACCGGGAGGACGTCGTCACCATCCTCCGCAAGTTCTTCCCCGAGTACCCCATCCCCAGCAG GTGCTCTGACGAGGTGAACCCGAGGAAGCAGCCGTACAAGATGTCGAACCAGCGGCTCCGTGAGCTGGGCCTCGAGTTCACGCCGGTGGCGCAGTGCCTCTACGACACCGTCGTCAGCTTCCAGGAGAAGGGCGTCCTCCCCGGCCCTCCTGCCCCCGCACAGCCGGCCGTGAGAGAGATCAACTCAGAGAGTAGTAGCAGTAGTCCTTTTAGTAACTCAGAAGCATCCATGCAGTACTGCATCCATGGATGGGTGAAAATCTCCAGCTATGTATCGGCATGCCATTCTGGTGCCTGTAGTTGTTGCTCAAACAGTTTGAGCTATAATTAG